In the Terriglobia bacterium genome, one interval contains:
- a CDS encoding alpha-ketoacid dehydrogenase subunit beta produces the protein MAQATYLEAIRQGLWEEMESDPTVFCIGEDIGIYGGAFKVTDGFVHHFGTQRVIDTPIAESAIVGAAFGAALTGMRPVAEFQFMDFIGCAFNQIVNMVAKSHYRWGAPAPLVLRGPCGGGVHGGPFHSQNPEMHFVHTPGMKVVAPATPSDAKGLIKSAIRDNNPVLFLEHKFLYRRIKEEVPENGHTVPIGKARVHREGRDLSIITYAAMVHTAQEAADILAKEGIEIEIIDLRTLCPLDREAITQTVKKTNKVILLHEDTKTGGLAGELAAIINEEAFDDLDGPIVRITALDTPVPFSPPLEHFFLPKVEDVVREARKLHAY, from the coding sequence ATGGCCCAAGCAACATATCTCGAAGCAATACGGCAGGGACTCTGGGAAGAGATGGAGTCCGACCCCACCGTCTTCTGCATTGGTGAAGACATTGGCATTTATGGCGGCGCGTTCAAAGTCACGGACGGCTTTGTTCACCACTTTGGCACGCAACGCGTGATCGATACGCCTATCGCCGAGTCGGCCATTGTGGGTGCGGCATTTGGCGCGGCGCTTACCGGCATGCGTCCCGTGGCGGAGTTCCAGTTCATGGACTTCATTGGATGCGCATTCAATCAGATCGTGAACATGGTGGCCAAGTCGCATTATCGCTGGGGCGCGCCCGCTCCGCTCGTCCTGCGCGGCCCCTGCGGCGGCGGCGTGCACGGCGGCCCGTTCCACTCGCAAAATCCGGAAATGCATTTTGTGCACACGCCCGGGATGAAAGTTGTTGCGCCGGCTACGCCCAGTGATGCCAAGGGCCTCATCAAGTCTGCCATTCGCGACAATAATCCCGTACTGTTCCTCGAGCACAAGTTTCTCTATCGCCGCATTAAGGAAGAAGTGCCAGAGAACGGCCACACTGTTCCTATCGGCAAGGCGCGCGTGCATCGCGAAGGCCGCGACCTCAGCATCATTACCTATGCCGCGATGGTCCACACCGCGCAAGAGGCCGCTGATATCCTGGCCAAAGAAGGAATCGAGATTGAGATCATTGATCTGCGCACGCTCTGCCCGCTCGATCGCGAGGCCATCACGCAGACCGTGAAGAAGACCAACAAAGTTATTCTTCTTCACGAAGACACAAAGACCGGTGGTCTAGCCGGCGAGCTAGCGGCCATCATCAATGAAGAAGCTTTCGACGATCTGGACGGCCCCATCGTCCGCATTACGGCGTTAGATACGCCGGTGCCGTTCTCTCCGCCGCTGGAGCATTTTTTCCTGCCCAAGGTGGAGGATGTGGTGAGAGAGGCGCGGAAGCTGCACGCGTACTAA
- a CDS encoding beta-ketoacyl-[acyl-carrier-protein] synthase family protein gives MLKRAVITGMGVVSPNGIGKTAFCRAILDGKSGVKLISSFDTKDLPVKIAGEIQDFNELDWIEAKERKHVSRCVPLAVAASTEALKDAGLDPEKMSLDEKREIGVVLGTGGGAHDFSDAQYHKFYAGKEKQISIFSIPSGTMGTMSSEVSMRFGFRGLSHVVTSGCTSSTDAIAYATRQLQLGTLPMTLVGGVDSPLAWGILKGFTFMRIMTESWNHAPERGSRPFNLDRDGFVLAEGSWMFVLEEYEHARARGAHIYAEIAGYGSTCEAFHRVRLQECGEEPARAIGLAMKEAGVSSENIQYVNLHGTSTDLNDRIETRALKLALGNHAYKVPMSALKSQIGHPQGACGAAGIAATLIAMQHNQIPPTINLEKPDPDCDLDYVPEAGRVAQIEHAVCNCIAFGSKNSALVLRRME, from the coding sequence ATGCTTAAACGCGCGGTGATTACAGGCATGGGCGTGGTCAGCCCCAACGGCATTGGAAAGACGGCGTTCTGCCGCGCCATCCTTGACGGCAAGAGCGGCGTGAAGCTCATCTCCAGTTTTGACACCAAAGACCTTCCTGTAAAAATCGCCGGCGAAATTCAGGACTTCAACGAGCTTGACTGGATCGAGGCGAAAGAGCGCAAACACGTTTCTCGCTGCGTACCGCTGGCCGTCGCCGCTTCGACCGAAGCGCTGAAAGACGCGGGCCTGGATCCCGAAAAAATGTCTCTGGATGAAAAGCGTGAGATCGGCGTGGTGCTGGGCACGGGCGGTGGCGCGCACGATTTTTCTGACGCGCAGTATCACAAGTTTTATGCCGGCAAGGAAAAGCAGATCAGTATCTTCAGCATTCCCAGCGGAACCATGGGCACCATGTCCAGCGAAGTCAGTATGCGCTTTGGCTTTCGTGGCCTGAGCCATGTAGTCACCAGCGGCTGCACTTCTTCGACTGACGCCATTGCTTATGCCACGCGCCAGCTTCAACTCGGCACGCTGCCCATGACGCTCGTCGGCGGCGTGGACTCGCCTCTGGCTTGGGGCATCCTCAAGGGCTTCACGTTTATGCGCATCATGACCGAATCATGGAACCACGCGCCTGAGCGCGGCTCGCGCCCGTTCAATCTTGACCGCGACGGCTTTGTGCTCGCGGAGGGCTCATGGATGTTTGTCCTCGAAGAATATGAACACGCGCGCGCACGCGGCGCTCATATCTACGCAGAGATCGCCGGCTACGGCTCAACCTGCGAAGCTTTCCACCGCGTGCGCCTGCAGGAATGCGGCGAGGAGCCCGCGCGCGCCATTGGTCTGGCCATGAAGGAAGCAGGCGTTTCGTCGGAGAATATTCAATATGTAAACCTGCACGGAACATCTACCGATTTGAACGACCGCATTGAAACGCGCGCGCTCAAGCTGGCGCTGGGCAACCACGCTTATAAAGTTCCCATGTCAGCGCTCAAGTCCCAGATTGGACATCCGCAGGGCGCGTGCGGCGCCGCTGGTATCGCGGCTACGCTCATCGCTATGCAGCACAATCAGATTCCGCCCACCATCAACCTGGAAAAACCCGATCCTGACTGCGACCTTGATTATGTCCCTGAAGCCGGACGCGTGGCGCAGATTGAGCACGCCGTTTGTAACTGCATTGCGTTTGGATCGAAAAACTCGGCGCTGGTGCTGCGAAGAATGGAGTAG
- a CDS encoding EVE domain-containing protein — protein sequence MYYLLKTEPTVYGFADLQKEQSTIWDGVTNPVAVKNLRGMSKGDKLVIYHTGDQKSVVGTATVESVDAADPKVPKVRIKAGKLISHPVTLAEIKTSELFESSALVRQGRLSVVPLSKEQYDWLTGR from the coding sequence ATGTACTATCTGCTCAAAACCGAACCCACCGTTTACGGCTTTGCCGACCTGCAAAAAGAGCAGTCCACCATCTGGGACGGCGTAACCAATCCTGTGGCGGTAAAGAACCTGCGCGGCATGAGCAAAGGCGACAAGCTGGTGATCTATCACACGGGCGACCAGAAAAGCGTAGTCGGCACGGCCACGGTCGAGTCGGTGGATGCCGCTGATCCCAAGGTTCCCAAGGTCAGGATCAAAGCCGGTAAGCTCATCTCCCATCCCGTTACGCTGGCGGAGATAAAAACCAGTGAACTGTTTGAAAGCTCCGCGCTGGTCCGCCAGGGCCGGCTCTCCGTCGTCCCGCTGAGCAAAGAGCAATATGACTGGCTCACCGGCCGTTAG
- a CDS encoding ABC transporter ATP-binding protein/permease: MAQEEEVLGKAYDSRLMKRLLGYLRPYKWQVVVALISIILKAAADVLGPFLTKTAIDKYLSSTAHHSILDRFLSPLPLVGIAQLGFAYFALLLISFGLEYTQTYLMLWTGQKVMFDFRSQIFRHLQHMHIGFYDKNPVGRLVTRVTTDVDALNEMFTSGVVAIFEDIFVLAGIVLIMLGMNWWLALITFAVLPLIFWATMVFRNSVRDSYRRIRTAIARINAYLQEHVTGMVVLQLFNREKRAYRSFDKVNAQHMDAYKDAIMAYALYYPVVEVLSSVAIAMVIYFGGFGVLRGAVTIGVLTAFMQYAQRFFRPIQDLSDKYNILQSAMASSERVFKLLDTPVEITSPALPQKAEGAGRIEFDHVWFAYRKVETDDGDKPSVSATSNGHGVIDGNTEANAETYDWILRDVSFTIEPGDTVAIVGHTGAGKTTIISLLMRFYDIQKGAIRIDGVDIRQMDLNDLRRRFGVVLQDPFLFTGTIENNIRLGTAWITDQDIEIAAENVNVADFIRNLPEGFKAPVLERGSTMSTGQKQLISFARALAHNPRILVLDEATSSVDTETEIRVREALTRMVEGRTSVIIAHRLSTIQRADKIIVMHKGHVREIGSHQELLGQRGIYWKLYQLQYKDQELGVPQSQVGADD, translated from the coding sequence ATGGCGCAGGAAGAAGAGGTACTAGGTAAAGCGTATGACAGCCGCCTGATGAAGCGGCTTCTGGGTTATTTGCGGCCATACAAATGGCAGGTCGTGGTCGCGCTGATATCGATCATCCTTAAGGCCGCCGCGGACGTGCTAGGGCCTTTCCTCACCAAGACCGCCATCGATAAATATCTTTCCTCGACTGCGCATCACAGCATTCTCGATCGTTTTCTCAGTCCGCTTCCGCTGGTCGGCATCGCACAGTTGGGATTTGCCTACTTCGCGCTGCTGCTGATCAGCTTTGGCCTGGAATACACGCAGACTTATCTCATGTTGTGGACCGGCCAGAAGGTCATGTTTGATTTCCGCAGCCAGATCTTTCGCCACCTGCAGCACATGCATATCGGGTTTTATGACAAAAATCCCGTAGGCCGGCTGGTAACGCGCGTCACTACTGATGTGGACGCGCTGAACGAAATGTTTACCTCCGGCGTGGTAGCGATCTTTGAAGATATCTTCGTGCTGGCCGGAATCGTGCTCATCATGCTGGGGATGAACTGGTGGCTCGCGCTCATTACCTTTGCCGTGCTGCCGCTCATCTTCTGGGCGACGATGGTTTTCCGCAACTCCGTGCGCGATTCTTACCGGCGCATCCGCACCGCCATTGCCCGTATCAATGCTTATCTGCAGGAGCACGTCACTGGCATGGTGGTGCTACAGCTTTTCAATCGTGAAAAGCGCGCCTACCGCAGCTTTGATAAAGTCAACGCCCAGCACATGGACGCGTATAAAGACGCCATCATGGCCTACGCGCTTTACTATCCGGTGGTGGAAGTCCTTTCCAGCGTAGCCATCGCCATGGTCATCTATTTCGGCGGATTCGGGGTGCTTCGTGGCGCAGTGACCATCGGCGTGCTCACGGCGTTCATGCAGTACGCGCAGCGTTTCTTCCGTCCCATTCAGGACCTGAGCGACAAGTACAACATTCTCCAGAGTGCCATGGCCTCCAGCGAGCGCGTTTTCAAACTGCTGGATACGCCTGTGGAAATCACCTCTCCTGCTCTTCCGCAGAAGGCTGAAGGCGCGGGCCGCATTGAGTTTGATCACGTCTGGTTCGCCTACCGCAAGGTGGAAACTGATGACGGCGATAAGCCTTCTGTCTCTGCAACTTCCAACGGTCATGGCGTAATCGATGGCAACACAGAAGCCAACGCTGAGACTTACGACTGGATCCTGCGCGATGTCTCGTTCACCATCGAACCCGGTGATACCGTGGCCATCGTCGGCCATACCGGCGCGGGCAAGACGACAATCATCTCGCTGCTCATGCGCTTCTATGACATCCAAAAAGGCGCGATCAGGATTGACGGCGTCGATATCCGCCAGATGGACCTGAACGATCTGCGGCGCCGTTTTGGCGTGGTGTTGCAGGACCCATTTCTCTTTACCGGCACCATTGAAAACAATATCCGCCTGGGCACGGCGTGGATCACAGATCAAGACATTGAGATTGCAGCGGAGAATGTAAACGTGGCTGATTTTATTCGCAACTTGCCGGAAGGCTTTAAGGCTCCCGTACTGGAGCGCGGCAGTACCATGAGCACAGGCCAGAAGCAGCTCATTTCTTTCGCCCGCGCTCTGGCGCACAATCCCAGGATTCTGGTGCTGGACGAAGCCACCTCCAGTGTCGATACGGAAACCGAAATCCGCGTGCGTGAAGCCCTTACTCGCATGGTGGAAGGCCGCACCTCGGTCATCATTGCGCATCGGCTCTCCACCATCCAGCGGGCGGACAAGATCATTGTCATGCACAAAGGCCACGTGCGCGAGATCGGCAGCCACCAGGAACTGCTGGGCCAGCGCGGGATCTACTGGAAGCTCTATCAGTTGCAATACAAAGACCAGGAACTGGGCGTGCCGCAATCGCAGGTGGGCGCGGACGACTAA
- a CDS encoding alpha/beta hydrolase, whose protein sequence is MDSRPSTPNPCALGTPGSGDRLALCLHGFPEHAYSWRHQMPLLARLGYRVWAPNLRGYGATDLPSEVSAYQPKTLVEDVASLIKAANAREKLVVAHDLGAVLAWLLAMEQPQLIDRLVILNLPHPACFAREVRRPTQFFKSWYTLFFQLPWLPEKILGRRHGRGAAELIRKTSSKPALFPDEILEIYRANAARSGGLRAMLNWYRGFFRSGGLKRFFRRDIPRIHIPTLFLWGDQDVALTNRTTRGTEKYVTDLTFRVFPGVSHWIQQEAPDEVNAMIEAWLLGRRVPEYRELAGVSNFST, encoded by the coding sequence ATGGACTCCCGCCCCAGCACGCCAAACCCGTGTGCGTTGGGGACGCCGGGCTCGGGCGATCGCCTTGCGCTCTGCCTGCACGGCTTCCCTGAGCACGCTTATTCCTGGCGACATCAAATGCCTCTGCTGGCGCGCCTCGGCTATCGCGTATGGGCGCCCAACCTGCGTGGTTACGGTGCTACTGATTTACCAAGCGAAGTCTCAGCCTATCAGCCGAAAACGCTGGTCGAAGACGTTGCTTCGCTGATCAAGGCTGCCAACGCCAGAGAAAAACTTGTGGTCGCTCATGACCTCGGCGCTGTCCTAGCGTGGCTGCTCGCCATGGAGCAGCCGCAACTCATCGACCGTCTGGTGATTCTCAACCTTCCGCATCCCGCGTGCTTCGCCCGCGAAGTCCGTAGGCCAACTCAGTTTTTCAAATCCTGGTACACGCTTTTCTTCCAGCTTCCCTGGCTGCCAGAAAAGATTCTTGGCCGGCGGCATGGGCGCGGCGCTGCTGAACTTATCCGCAAGACTTCGAGCAAGCCTGCTCTCTTTCCCGACGAGATTCTGGAAATCTACCGCGCCAACGCTGCACGGTCCGGCGGTCTTCGTGCCATGCTCAATTGGTATCGTGGATTCTTTCGCAGTGGCGGCCTGAAACGCTTTTTTCGCCGCGACATTCCTCGCATCCACATTCCTACGCTTTTCCTCTGGGGCGACCAGGACGTTGCTCTCACCAATCGCACCACGCGCGGCACAGAGAAATACGTTACTGACTTGACATTCCGCGTCTTCCCCGGAGTCTCTCACTGGATCCAGCAGGAAGCGCCGGATGAGGTGAACGCCATGATTGAAGCATGGCTGCTGGGTCGGCGCGTGCCAGAATACCGGGAGCTCGCTGGCGTTTCCAATTTTTCCACGTAG
- the sucB gene encoding 2-oxoglutarate dehydrogenase, E2 component, dihydrolipoamide succinyltransferase, translating into MATDVVMPQMGESIFEGTITKWLKKPGDKVQRDEPLFEISTDKVDAEIPAPAAGVLKEIKVKEGATVQVNTVVGVIDAEGSAAAATPPQPAQSAQTKPAPAQSSSSKAAPQADGAPAAQQPPATEKSAPVQEEKGSAPAGANGGAGVDVVMPQMGESIFEGTITKWLKKVGDKVQRDEPLFEISTDKVDAEIPAPAAGVLREIKVKEGTTVQVNSVVAVIGGAGGPAQAAPAKPQAAPAQPAQQQQPQAQQPQPVVSFPAGDRGQDGERLRSSPLVRRMARENNVDLSQVPGTGLGGRISKNDIQNFIQQHGQGGGRPQMVSTPPPSRPAQQPEAQQQQAQQQQQPQQQTQTQPVPVPQIQTVPGEVVPMTPMRKKIAERMVESKRASAHVHSVFKVDMTRIARFREKNRKAWEARNGVKLTFLPFIAKAMLHGIRVKPIMNSSVVGDGIQYHKNVNIGIAVALEWGLIVPVVKGAENLSFVGLQRAIVDLGERARTKKLKPDDVQGGTITITNPGIYGPQFGLPIILQPQVAILGMGGIFKEPVVVTDEDGNDSIAVRHIIRLSVGYDHRIIDGADADQFMVAIREYLEGFNEDIG; encoded by the coding sequence ATGGCAACTGATGTGGTAATGCCCCAAATGGGGGAATCGATCTTTGAAGGCACGATTACCAAGTGGCTGAAGAAACCGGGCGATAAAGTCCAGCGCGATGAACCCCTGTTTGAAATTTCCACCGACAAAGTTGATGCGGAGATTCCCGCACCAGCGGCCGGCGTGCTGAAAGAGATCAAGGTCAAGGAAGGCGCCACGGTGCAGGTAAATACCGTGGTGGGCGTGATTGATGCTGAAGGCAGCGCCGCAGCGGCAACTCCGCCACAGCCCGCCCAGTCTGCTCAAACCAAGCCTGCTCCAGCCCAGTCTTCTTCGTCCAAAGCTGCACCGCAAGCCGATGGCGCGCCAGCAGCCCAGCAGCCTCCAGCCACGGAAAAATCAGCTCCGGTACAGGAAGAAAAGGGCTCTGCTCCGGCTGGGGCCAACGGCGGCGCAGGCGTTGATGTGGTGATGCCGCAGATGGGCGAATCGATTTTTGAAGGAACCATCACCAAGTGGCTAAAGAAAGTTGGCGACAAGGTACAGCGTGACGAGCCGCTGTTTGAAATCTCCACAGACAAAGTGGACGCGGAAATTCCCGCGCCTGCCGCCGGCGTGCTGCGCGAAATCAAAGTCAAGGAAGGCACCACCGTACAGGTAAACAGCGTGGTGGCCGTGATCGGCGGAGCGGGCGGTCCGGCACAAGCTGCTCCGGCAAAGCCGCAGGCAGCCCCGGCTCAGCCAGCACAACAACAGCAGCCTCAGGCTCAGCAGCCGCAGCCGGTTGTCAGCTTCCCTGCAGGCGATCGCGGGCAGGATGGCGAGCGTTTGCGCTCGTCACCGCTGGTGCGCCGCATGGCGCGTGAGAACAATGTTGATCTCAGCCAGGTCCCCGGCACCGGTCTGGGCGGACGGATCAGCAAGAACGATATCCAAAACTTTATCCAGCAGCATGGCCAGGGCGGAGGCAGGCCGCAGATGGTCAGCACACCGCCACCATCGCGCCCCGCGCAGCAGCCCGAGGCTCAACAACAGCAAGCACAGCAGCAGCAGCAGCCGCAGCAACAAACGCAGACACAGCCTGTTCCTGTACCACAAATTCAAACTGTTCCCGGTGAAGTTGTCCCCATGACGCCGATGCGCAAGAAGATTGCCGAGCGCATGGTGGAATCCAAGCGCGCCAGCGCCCACGTGCATTCGGTTTTCAAGGTGGATATGACGCGCATCGCCCGGTTCCGCGAGAAGAACCGCAAGGCGTGGGAAGCGCGTAACGGCGTGAAGCTTACATTCCTGCCGTTTATCGCCAAGGCTATGCTGCATGGCATCCGCGTAAAGCCGATCATGAACTCATCGGTTGTGGGCGATGGCATTCAATATCACAAGAACGTGAATATCGGCATTGCTGTTGCCCTGGAGTGGGGGCTGATTGTCCCGGTGGTCAAGGGCGCGGAAAACCTCAGCTTTGTAGGATTGCAACGCGCTATTGTCGATCTGGGCGAGCGCGCACGCACCAAGAAACTAAAGCCGGACGACGTGCAGGGCGGCACCATCACCATTACCAATCCTGGGATCTATGGGCCGCAGTTCGGATTGCCCATCATCCTGCAGCCGCAGGTAGCGATCCTGGGCATGGGCGGCATCTTCAAGGAGCCGGTGGTTGTGACCGATGAAGACGGCAACGATTCAATTGCCGTTCGGCACATCATCCGTCTCTCCGTGGGTTACGATCATCGCATCATCGATGGCGCGGACGCCGACCAATTCATGGTGGCAATAAGAGAGTATTTAGAGGGCTTTAATGAGGATATAGGGTAG
- a CDS encoding thiamine pyrophosphate-dependent dehydrogenase E1 component subunit alpha, with amino-acid sequence MPSKPKPDKNAKMSVKKSSSNGNRDNGGAGHGRSAAAVRINQYGIPDWRLEQPEFEVREVSDGPEVHYEIKGKLNTPVPPIRESKYLTKEQHLELYRWMVMNRRMEVALENLYKQSKVVGGVYFGLGQEACSCASAYALGPDDWFAPMIRNQGAQLVRGFHSRDIMMQYMAKAGSPTKGKDGTSHYGDIEKRHMVSPISMLGDLLPVMAGVSLGARLQGKELACLTWIGDGGQSTGVSYEGINFAAVRKLGLVLIIESNLWAYSTPTEYQVNVKDLANRAIGYGMPGVIIDGTDACQVYDATYEAVERAHRGEGPTLIEAKLMRMKGHAIHDAAAYVPKEMHEFWRKRDCIDRFQKYLLEKKWLTPAQDKEMIAAIEKEIDAEREFAENSPMPEGHTAAEGVFCNGCHEIKPKYGMPQKARRSEGKLKESEAAIHFK; translated from the coding sequence ATGCCTTCGAAACCTAAACCTGACAAGAATGCCAAGATGTCCGTAAAAAAATCTTCATCCAATGGCAATCGTGATAACGGCGGCGCAGGCCATGGACGCTCCGCGGCGGCTGTCCGCATAAACCAATACGGCATCCCTGACTGGCGTCTGGAGCAACCGGAATTCGAGGTCCGCGAAGTGAGCGACGGTCCTGAAGTCCATTACGAGATTAAAGGCAAGCTCAACACTCCGGTGCCACCGATTCGCGAATCAAAATATCTCACCAAAGAACAGCACCTGGAGCTTTACCGCTGGATGGTGATGAACCGCCGCATGGAAGTGGCCCTGGAAAATCTTTACAAGCAGAGCAAAGTCGTCGGCGGCGTCTACTTTGGGCTGGGACAGGAAGCCTGCTCCTGTGCTTCGGCTTACGCGCTTGGTCCCGACGACTGGTTTGCGCCGATGATCCGCAATCAGGGCGCGCAACTCGTCCGCGGTTTCCACTCGCGCGACATCATGATGCAATACATGGCCAAGGCTGGCTCGCCGACCAAGGGCAAAGACGGCACCTCGCACTATGGCGACATCGAGAAGCGCCACATGGTCTCACCCATCTCCATGCTGGGCGATCTGCTGCCGGTGATGGCCGGCGTTTCTCTCGGCGCGCGTCTGCAAGGCAAAGAACTGGCCTGCCTCACCTGGATCGGCGATGGCGGACAATCCACCGGCGTGAGCTATGAAGGCATTAATTTTGCCGCAGTGCGCAAGCTCGGATTGGTGCTGATCATCGAGAGCAATCTTTGGGCATACTCCACGCCCACGGAATATCAAGTCAACGTAAAGGACTTGGCCAACCGCGCCATCGGCTACGGCATGCCCGGCGTAATTATTGACGGCACTGATGCTTGCCAGGTCTACGACGCGACCTATGAGGCAGTGGAGCGAGCGCATCGCGGCGAAGGACCGACGCTGATCGAGGCCAAGCTGATGCGCATGAAAGGCCACGCCATCCACGACGCCGCGGCATATGTCCCCAAAGAGATGCATGAGTTCTGGCGCAAGCGTGATTGTATTGACCGCTTCCAGAAATATCTTCTGGAGAAAAAATGGCTGACTCCGGCGCAGGACAAAGAAATGATTGCCGCGATTGAGAAAGAAATCGACGCAGAACGCGAATTTGCCGAGAACTCTCCGATGCCGGAAGGTCACACCGCCGCCGAAGGCGTCTTTTGCAACGGCTGCCATGAGATCAAGCCGAAGTATGGCATGCCGCAAAAAGCGCGGCGCAGCGAAGGCAAACTGAAGGAGAGCGAGGCAGCGATACATTTCAAGTAA
- a CDS encoding CocE/NonD family hydrolase: protein MLPLFVVALFVLFCNVPSQAQTREQPQSAPKYPNYPSETPDNLKPPGGPTFDYERREVMIPMRDGVKLYTVVLVPRSATKAKPAPILLTRTPYSADELTNRAHSSHLGPTLWGYDNATEVIVEGGYIRVVQDVRGKYGSEGDYVMNRPLHGPLNPTPVDHSTDTYDTIDWLVKNVPECNGKVGILGISYDGFLPLMALVNPHPALKVSVPMNPMVDGWRGDDWFHNGAFRQQNMPYIYEQVATRKNDAKWWTDHFDDYDLYMQSGSAGELGKLHGLEQIGFWRKVLEHPSYDAFWKDQAMDRILAAQPLKVPVMLVDSLWDQEDIYGAMAVYKAIKPKDKDNDKVFLVIGPWHHGQEIGDGSTLGALKFSSDTGLYFRREILRPFLDHYLKDDAPKADVPPVSAFETGTNTWRKLNAWPSGCASGCAPKATPLYLNAGMKAGFSAPKAGDAAYEEYISDPAKPVPFRARPTRPVGYDIDKGLTWPLWLVDDQREASGRTDVLAFTSEVLTAPVKISGQPVANLVASTSGTDSDWVVKLIDVYPDEVAGQEQMGGYQLAVSMDIFRGRYRESLETPKPIKADTPLVYRFELPTTNHVFLPGHRIMVQVQSSWFPLYDRNPQTFVPNIFWAKPGDYKKATQRIYHQPGQASFVELPVVSGP from the coding sequence ATGCTACCGTTGTTTGTTGTCGCTTTGTTTGTCCTTTTCTGCAACGTTCCGTCGCAAGCCCAGACGAGGGAGCAGCCACAGAGCGCGCCGAAATATCCCAACTATCCCAGTGAGACGCCGGACAATCTGAAACCGCCGGGCGGTCCCACTTTCGATTATGAGCGCCGCGAGGTAATGATCCCCATGCGCGACGGCGTGAAGTTGTACACGGTGGTCCTGGTGCCGCGCAGCGCCACCAAGGCCAAGCCTGCGCCCATCCTGCTGACGCGCACGCCCTATAGCGCGGACGAGCTTACGAATCGTGCCCACAGTTCACACCTGGGGCCCACGCTTTGGGGATATGACAATGCCACGGAAGTGATTGTGGAAGGCGGCTACATTCGCGTGGTGCAGGACGTGCGCGGCAAATACGGATCTGAAGGCGATTATGTGATGAACCGTCCGCTGCATGGGCCGCTGAATCCAACACCTGTCGATCACTCGACCGACACTTACGACACGATTGACTGGCTGGTCAAGAATGTTCCGGAGTGCAATGGCAAGGTGGGCATTCTGGGAATTTCCTATGACGGATTTCTGCCGCTGATGGCGCTGGTGAACCCGCATCCGGCGCTGAAAGTTTCTGTCCCGATGAACCCCATGGTGGACGGGTGGCGCGGCGACGACTGGTTCCACAATGGCGCGTTTCGCCAACAGAACATGCCTTACATTTACGAGCAGGTGGCTACGCGCAAGAATGACGCTAAGTGGTGGACTGACCATTTTGATGACTATGACTTATATATGCAGTCCGGGTCAGCCGGAGAGCTGGGCAAGTTGCATGGGCTGGAGCAAATCGGCTTCTGGCGCAAAGTGCTGGAACATCCCAGCTATGACGCATTCTGGAAAGACCAGGCCATGGATAGGATTCTGGCCGCGCAGCCGCTGAAAGTGCCTGTAATGCTGGTGGACAGCCTTTGGGACCAGGAAGATATTTACGGCGCCATGGCGGTGTACAAAGCCATTAAGCCCAAAGATAAAGATAACGATAAAGTTTTTCTGGTAATCGGCCCATGGCACCACGGGCAGGAGATTGGCGACGGCAGCACGCTGGGCGCGTTGAAGTTCTCGAGCGATACAGGGCTGTATTTTCGGCGGGAGATCCTGCGCCCATTCCTGGATCATTACCTGAAAGATGACGCGCCGAAAGCTGACGTGCCGCCGGTGTCGGCATTTGAGACCGGAACCAACACGTGGCGCAAGCTCAATGCGTGGCCGTCAGGCTGCGCCAGTGGATGCGCGCCGAAAGCGACGCCGCTCTATTTGAATGCGGGAATGAAGGCGGGATTCTCTGCGCCAAAAGCGGGCGACGCTGCCTATGAAGAATATATTTCCGATCCGGCGAAGCCTGTTCCGTTCCGCGCACGCCCTACAAGACCGGTGGGGTATGACATTGATAAAGGCCTGACTTGGCCGCTGTGGCTCGTCGACGATCAGCGCGAAGCCTCTGGCCGGACTGACGTGCTGGCGTTCACGTCAGAGGTGCTCACCGCGCCGGTAAAAATCAGCGGGCAGCCGGTGGCGAATCTTGTGGCTTCCACCAGCGGCACGGATTCTGACTGGGTGGTGAAGCTGATTGATGTCTATCCCGATGAAGTTGCGGGCCAGGAGCAGATGGGTGGCTATCAATTGGCTGTGTCGATGGACATTTTTCGCGGGCGCTATCGCGAGAGCCTGGAGACACCGAAGCCAATCAAGGCCGATACGCCGTTGGTTTATCGCTTTGAGCTGCCGACAACTAACCACGTCTTTCTGCCCGGACATCGCATCATGGTGCAAGTGCAGTCAAGCTGGTTCCCGCTGTATGACCGCAATCCGCAAACCTTTGTGCCGAATATTTTCTGGGCCAAGCCGGGAGATTATAAGAAAGCCACGCAGCGGATTTACCATCAGCCGGGACAGGCGAGCTTTGTGGAATTGCCAGTGGTGAGCGGGCCATAG